The Panicum virgatum strain AP13 chromosome 5K, P.virgatum_v5, whole genome shotgun sequence genome has a window encoding:
- the LOC120710033 gene encoding probable plastid-lipid-associated protein 14, chloroplastic isoform X2 produces the protein MPLAAAAAAAGACPIPVGLGRPLCRVHAHPRRRWGFRLEASSSAPAPAPAPAAADEGAGAGPCPVVRFDMDDFAIADRVSVGLHGRSDETIFEATVRDPSSELYGSTVVLRQLKSSQAKRRGRRALEVLKKLARRQMMYHSYALQVHGYIAPGNAVEQEDIPFVLVHGYHGSYSLRHWLQLSDWLPTLEATLALDEEQVRRVGDDSVGGPAVSRQLRLIRILMRDLLIGVNYLHSHGLAHTELRLENVHVSPIDKHVKVGILGNAADFHDNDPSSSTVASNNERRKMMIAFDIRCVGFIMAKMVLRELMDSSTFFKFKSFLTKGNDPSCLREFLLPILCQNSPSGNIGLQMLDRQWGAGWNLLALLLATKPEKRISCLDALRHPFLCGPKWRINPSTSIIRWGLGSTAVRMAEDYIYGSHQRRRLAYFVELMEVLNPNLRTENWLQLLHGRWRLLYCTGRHIGLTLRQPSPRILIIDVFLTVSSDSADPVFSLTSDIGFRIMPESNWPHDKSGTEGVLSVTTSARIAAGRIYINEQDSKESRAASSRSSRRYNRGKWRTASKMKELPASLPSVNIAMDEVDVSMSCNSTLNVNSAQKVLQEIRTQTPPEMFDLSKIVCGTYIDARLMVLRGVNGSALLFVRSNPMIDS, from the exons atgcctctcgcggcggccgccgccgctgccggcgcctgCCCCATCCCGGTCGGCCTCGGCCGCCCCTTGTGCCGTGTCCACGCACATCCGCGCCGCCGGTGGGGGTTCCGGTTGGAGGCTAGCTCatcggcgcccgcgcccgcgcccgcgccggccgcggcggatgAGGGGGCTGGAGCGGGGCCGTGCCCCGTGGTCAGGTTCGACATGGACGACTTCGCCATAGCTGACCGCGTCAGCGTCGGGCTCCACGGACGG TCGGATGAGACGATCTTCGAGGCCACGGTGCGCGATCCGAGCAG CGAGCTGTACGGGTCAACGGTGGTGCTGCGGCAGCTGAAGAGCTCGCAGGCGAAGCGCAGGGGCCGGCGCGCGCTTGAG GTACTGAAGAAGCTGGCTCGCCGCCAAATGATGTACCACTCGTACGCACTGCAGGTCCATGGTTACATCGCCCCGGGCAATGCCGTGGAGCAGGAAGATATCCCTTTCGTATTGGTGCATGGG TATCATGGGAGTTATTCCCTACGTCACTGGTTGCAACTCTCGGATTGGCTCCCAACCTTGGAAGCAACATTAGCATTGGATGAAGAACAAGTTAGGAGGGTAGGAGATGACTCTGTTGGAGGACCGGCTGTATCTCGACAGCTACGTTTAATTAGGATTTTGATGAGAGACCTTTTGATTGGT GTAAATTATCTACATAGCCATGGGCTGGCACATACTGAGCTTAGATTAGAGAATGTTCACGTGAGCCCAATAGACAAGCATGTTAAG gtTGGTATTCTTGGAAATGCTGCTGATTTTCATGACAATGATCCTAGCAGTAGCACAGTAGCAAGTAACAATGAAAGACGGAAAATGATGATAGCATTTGACATTAG ATGTGTTGGCTTCATCATGGCAAAGATGGTTTTAAGAGAGCTAATGGATTCTTCAACTTTCTTTAAATTCAAATCATTCCTGACAAAG GGAAATGATCCATCCTGTTTGCGTGAGTTCCTTCTACCAATTCTGTGCCAAAATTCTCCATCTGGGAATATTGGTTTGCAG ATGCTAGATAGGCAATGGGGTGCTGGTTGGAATCTTTTGGCCTTATTGCTGGCAACAAAACCTGAGAAAAGGATAAG TTGCCTTGATGCATTGCGGCACCCCTTCCTCTGTGGACCAAAATGGCGTATAAATCCATCAACTAGTATCATTCGATGGGGCTTGGGATCGACTGCTGTCCGCATGGCTGAAGATTATATCTATGGAAGTCATCAG CGTAGGCGGTTAGCGTATTTTGTTGAATTGATGGAGGTCCTCAACCCTAATTTAAGAACAGAG AACTGGCTTCAGCTCCTACATGGTCGCTGGCGTCTCTTGTACTGCACTGGAAGACACATTGGCCTCACGCTTCGTCAGCCGTCCCCTAGAATCCTCATCATTGATGTGTTCCTCACAGTTAGTTCAGACTCCGCTGATCCAGTCTTCTCACTGACGTCAGATATTGGTTTCAGAATTATGCCAGAATCTAATTGGCCTCATGACAAATCTGGCACTGAAGGAGTTTTGTCTGTCACAACATCAGCAAGGATAGCTGCTGGGAGGATTTATATTAATGAACAGGACAGTAAGGAGAGTAGGGCTGCATCTTCTAGATCTTCTAGGAGATATAATCGCGGTAAATGGAGAACAGCTTCAAAGATGAAGGAGCTGCCAGCTAGTCTCCCCAGTGTAAACATTGCCATGGATGAAGTCGACGTATCGATGAGCTGCAACTCAACTTTGAATGTGAATTCTGCACAGAAAGTGCTGCAAGAGATCCGCACGCAAACCCCACCAGAAATGTTCGATTTGTCAAAGATTGTCTGCGGGACATACATCGATGCAAGGTTGATGGTTCTTCGTGGTGTCAACGGGTCGGCTCTGCTTTTCGTTAGATCAAATCCAATGATCGATTCCTGA
- the LOC120710033 gene encoding probable plastid-lipid-associated protein 14, chloroplastic isoform X3, whose product MPLAAAAAAAGACPIPVGLGRPLCRVHAHPRRRWGFRLEASSSAPAPAPAPAAADEGAGAGPCPVVRFDMDDFAIADRVSVGLHGRSDETIFEATVRDPSSELYGSTVVLRQLKSSQAKRRGRRALEVLKKLARRQMMYHSYALQVHGYIAPGNAVEQEDIPFVLVHGVNYLHSHGLAHTELRLENVHVSPIDKHVKVGILGNAADFHDNDPSSSTVASNNERRKMMIAFDIRCVGFIMAKMVLRELMDSSTFFKFKSFLTKSALFQGNDPSCLREFLLPILCQNSPSGNIGLQMLDRQWGAGWNLLALLLATKPEKRISCLDALRHPFLCGPKWRINPSTSIIRWGLGSTAVRMAEDYIYGSHQRRRLAYFVELMEVLNPNLRTENWLQLLHGRWRLLYCTGRHIGLTLRQPSPRILIIDVFLTVSSDSADPVFSLTSDIGFRIMPESNWPHDKSGTEGVLSVTTSARIAAGRIYINEQDSKESRAASSRSSRRYNRGKWRTASKMKELPASLPSVNIAMDEVDVSMSCNSTLNVNSAQKVLQEIRTQTPPEMFDLSKIVCGTYIDARLMVLRGVNGSALLFVRSNPMIDS is encoded by the exons atgcctctcgcggcggccgccgccgctgccggcgcctgCCCCATCCCGGTCGGCCTCGGCCGCCCCTTGTGCCGTGTCCACGCACATCCGCGCCGCCGGTGGGGGTTCCGGTTGGAGGCTAGCTCatcggcgcccgcgcccgcgcccgcgccggccgcggcggatgAGGGGGCTGGAGCGGGGCCGTGCCCCGTGGTCAGGTTCGACATGGACGACTTCGCCATAGCTGACCGCGTCAGCGTCGGGCTCCACGGACGG TCGGATGAGACGATCTTCGAGGCCACGGTGCGCGATCCGAGCAG CGAGCTGTACGGGTCAACGGTGGTGCTGCGGCAGCTGAAGAGCTCGCAGGCGAAGCGCAGGGGCCGGCGCGCGCTTGAG GTACTGAAGAAGCTGGCTCGCCGCCAAATGATGTACCACTCGTACGCACTGCAGGTCCATGGTTACATCGCCCCGGGCAATGCCGTGGAGCAGGAAGATATCCCTTTCGTATTGGTGCATGGG GTAAATTATCTACATAGCCATGGGCTGGCACATACTGAGCTTAGATTAGAGAATGTTCACGTGAGCCCAATAGACAAGCATGTTAAG gtTGGTATTCTTGGAAATGCTGCTGATTTTCATGACAATGATCCTAGCAGTAGCACAGTAGCAAGTAACAATGAAAGACGGAAAATGATGATAGCATTTGACATTAG ATGTGTTGGCTTCATCATGGCAAAGATGGTTTTAAGAGAGCTAATGGATTCTTCAACTTTCTTTAAATTCAAATCATTCCTGACAAAG TCTGCTCTATTTCAGGGAAATGATCCATCCTGTTTGCGTGAGTTCCTTCTACCAATTCTGTGCCAAAATTCTCCATCTGGGAATATTGGTTTGCAG ATGCTAGATAGGCAATGGGGTGCTGGTTGGAATCTTTTGGCCTTATTGCTGGCAACAAAACCTGAGAAAAGGATAAG TTGCCTTGATGCATTGCGGCACCCCTTCCTCTGTGGACCAAAATGGCGTATAAATCCATCAACTAGTATCATTCGATGGGGCTTGGGATCGACTGCTGTCCGCATGGCTGAAGATTATATCTATGGAAGTCATCAG CGTAGGCGGTTAGCGTATTTTGTTGAATTGATGGAGGTCCTCAACCCTAATTTAAGAACAGAG AACTGGCTTCAGCTCCTACATGGTCGCTGGCGTCTCTTGTACTGCACTGGAAGACACATTGGCCTCACGCTTCGTCAGCCGTCCCCTAGAATCCTCATCATTGATGTGTTCCTCACAGTTAGTTCAGACTCCGCTGATCCAGTCTTCTCACTGACGTCAGATATTGGTTTCAGAATTATGCCAGAATCTAATTGGCCTCATGACAAATCTGGCACTGAAGGAGTTTTGTCTGTCACAACATCAGCAAGGATAGCTGCTGGGAGGATTTATATTAATGAACAGGACAGTAAGGAGAGTAGGGCTGCATCTTCTAGATCTTCTAGGAGATATAATCGCGGTAAATGGAGAACAGCTTCAAAGATGAAGGAGCTGCCAGCTAGTCTCCCCAGTGTAAACATTGCCATGGATGAAGTCGACGTATCGATGAGCTGCAACTCAACTTTGAATGTGAATTCTGCACAGAAAGTGCTGCAAGAGATCCGCACGCAAACCCCACCAGAAATGTTCGATTTGTCAAAGATTGTCTGCGGGACATACATCGATGCAAGGTTGATGGTTCTTCGTGGTGTCAACGGGTCGGCTCTGCTTTTCGTTAGATCAAATCCAATGATCGATTCCTGA
- the LOC120710033 gene encoding probable plastid-lipid-associated protein 14, chloroplastic isoform X1 — protein sequence MPLAAAAAAAGACPIPVGLGRPLCRVHAHPRRRWGFRLEASSSAPAPAPAPAAADEGAGAGPCPVVRFDMDDFAIADRVSVGLHGRSDETIFEATVRDPSSELYGSTVVLRQLKSSQAKRRGRRALEVLKKLARRQMMYHSYALQVHGYIAPGNAVEQEDIPFVLVHGYHGSYSLRHWLQLSDWLPTLEATLALDEEQVRRVGDDSVGGPAVSRQLRLIRILMRDLLIGVNYLHSHGLAHTELRLENVHVSPIDKHVKVGILGNAADFHDNDPSSSTVASNNERRKMMIAFDIRCVGFIMAKMVLRELMDSSTFFKFKSFLTKSALFQGNDPSCLREFLLPILCQNSPSGNIGLQMLDRQWGAGWNLLALLLATKPEKRISCLDALRHPFLCGPKWRINPSTSIIRWGLGSTAVRMAEDYIYGSHQRRRLAYFVELMEVLNPNLRTENWLQLLHGRWRLLYCTGRHIGLTLRQPSPRILIIDVFLTVSSDSADPVFSLTSDIGFRIMPESNWPHDKSGTEGVLSVTTSARIAAGRIYINEQDSKESRAASSRSSRRYNRGKWRTASKMKELPASLPSVNIAMDEVDVSMSCNSTLNVNSAQKVLQEIRTQTPPEMFDLSKIVCGTYIDARLMVLRGVNGSALLFVRSNPMIDS from the exons atgcctctcgcggcggccgccgccgctgccggcgcctgCCCCATCCCGGTCGGCCTCGGCCGCCCCTTGTGCCGTGTCCACGCACATCCGCGCCGCCGGTGGGGGTTCCGGTTGGAGGCTAGCTCatcggcgcccgcgcccgcgcccgcgccggccgcggcggatgAGGGGGCTGGAGCGGGGCCGTGCCCCGTGGTCAGGTTCGACATGGACGACTTCGCCATAGCTGACCGCGTCAGCGTCGGGCTCCACGGACGG TCGGATGAGACGATCTTCGAGGCCACGGTGCGCGATCCGAGCAG CGAGCTGTACGGGTCAACGGTGGTGCTGCGGCAGCTGAAGAGCTCGCAGGCGAAGCGCAGGGGCCGGCGCGCGCTTGAG GTACTGAAGAAGCTGGCTCGCCGCCAAATGATGTACCACTCGTACGCACTGCAGGTCCATGGTTACATCGCCCCGGGCAATGCCGTGGAGCAGGAAGATATCCCTTTCGTATTGGTGCATGGG TATCATGGGAGTTATTCCCTACGTCACTGGTTGCAACTCTCGGATTGGCTCCCAACCTTGGAAGCAACATTAGCATTGGATGAAGAACAAGTTAGGAGGGTAGGAGATGACTCTGTTGGAGGACCGGCTGTATCTCGACAGCTACGTTTAATTAGGATTTTGATGAGAGACCTTTTGATTGGT GTAAATTATCTACATAGCCATGGGCTGGCACATACTGAGCTTAGATTAGAGAATGTTCACGTGAGCCCAATAGACAAGCATGTTAAG gtTGGTATTCTTGGAAATGCTGCTGATTTTCATGACAATGATCCTAGCAGTAGCACAGTAGCAAGTAACAATGAAAGACGGAAAATGATGATAGCATTTGACATTAG ATGTGTTGGCTTCATCATGGCAAAGATGGTTTTAAGAGAGCTAATGGATTCTTCAACTTTCTTTAAATTCAAATCATTCCTGACAAAG TCTGCTCTATTTCAGGGAAATGATCCATCCTGTTTGCGTGAGTTCCTTCTACCAATTCTGTGCCAAAATTCTCCATCTGGGAATATTGGTTTGCAG ATGCTAGATAGGCAATGGGGTGCTGGTTGGAATCTTTTGGCCTTATTGCTGGCAACAAAACCTGAGAAAAGGATAAG TTGCCTTGATGCATTGCGGCACCCCTTCCTCTGTGGACCAAAATGGCGTATAAATCCATCAACTAGTATCATTCGATGGGGCTTGGGATCGACTGCTGTCCGCATGGCTGAAGATTATATCTATGGAAGTCATCAG CGTAGGCGGTTAGCGTATTTTGTTGAATTGATGGAGGTCCTCAACCCTAATTTAAGAACAGAG AACTGGCTTCAGCTCCTACATGGTCGCTGGCGTCTCTTGTACTGCACTGGAAGACACATTGGCCTCACGCTTCGTCAGCCGTCCCCTAGAATCCTCATCATTGATGTGTTCCTCACAGTTAGTTCAGACTCCGCTGATCCAGTCTTCTCACTGACGTCAGATATTGGTTTCAGAATTATGCCAGAATCTAATTGGCCTCATGACAAATCTGGCACTGAAGGAGTTTTGTCTGTCACAACATCAGCAAGGATAGCTGCTGGGAGGATTTATATTAATGAACAGGACAGTAAGGAGAGTAGGGCTGCATCTTCTAGATCTTCTAGGAGATATAATCGCGGTAAATGGAGAACAGCTTCAAAGATGAAGGAGCTGCCAGCTAGTCTCCCCAGTGTAAACATTGCCATGGATGAAGTCGACGTATCGATGAGCTGCAACTCAACTTTGAATGTGAATTCTGCACAGAAAGTGCTGCAAGAGATCCGCACGCAAACCCCACCAGAAATGTTCGATTTGTCAAAGATTGTCTGCGGGACATACATCGATGCAAGGTTGATGGTTCTTCGTGGTGTCAACGGGTCGGCTCTGCTTTTCGTTAGATCAAATCCAATGATCGATTCCTGA